In Sceloporus undulatus isolate JIND9_A2432 ecotype Alabama chromosome 7, SceUnd_v1.1, whole genome shotgun sequence, one DNA window encodes the following:
- the CDK11A gene encoding cyclin-dependent kinase 11A isoform X9, translated as MGRKSGFGAAALCDNREKSLNKEKSGKQEEKPEERDPLSDLQDISDSERKTSSAETSSGETGSGSEEEEEEEEEEEEESSSEESEEEEEEEEEEEEETGSNSEEVSEQSAEEVSEDEMTEEEERENGDHIPVVTESRFDRDSAGSDGEDEEPGDGTPQSNTMTEGDYLPDSPASSPIELKQDLPQYLPALQGCRSVEEFQCLNRIEEGTYGVVYRAKDKKTDEIVALKRLKMEKEKEGFPITSLREINTILKAQHPNIVTVREIVVGSNMDKIYIVMNYVEHDLKSLMETMKQPFLPGEVKTLMIQLLRGVKHLHDNWILHRDLKTSNLLLSHAGILKVGDFGLAREYGSPLKPYTPVVVTLWYRAPELLLGAKEYSTAIDMWSVGCIFGELLTQKPLFPGKSEIDQINKVFKDLGTPSEKIWPGYNELPAVKKMTFTEYPYNNLRKRFGALLSDQGFDLMNKFLTYYPGRRITAEDGAKHEYFQETPLPIDPSMFPTWPAKSEQQRVKRGTSPRPPEGGLGYSQLGDDDLKDTGFHLTTTNQGASAAGPGFSLKF; from the exons ATGGGGAGAAAGTCAGGATTTGGAGCCGCAGCCCTTTGCGACAACAGAGAGAAAAGCTTGAACAAGGAGAAATCAGGAAAACAG GAGGAAAAGCCAGAAGAGAGAGACCCACTTTCAGATCTACAGGACATTAGTGACAGTGAGAGAAAAACCAGCTCGGCTGAAACGTCATCAG GGGAAACAGGATCTGgttcagaagaagaggaggaggaagaagaggaagaggaggaggagtccaGTAGTGAAGagtcagaagaggaggaagaagaagaggaggaggaggaagaagagacaggAAGCAACTCTGAAGAAGTGTCTGAGCAGTCAGCTG AAGAGGTGAGTGAAGATGAAATGAccgaagaggaggaaagggagaatgGAGACCATATTCCAGTTG TTACAGAGTCAAGGTTCGATCGGGATTCTGCAGGGAGTGATGGAGAGGATGAAGAACCTGGGGATGGAACCCCACAGTCCAACACAATGACAGAAGGGGATTATCTTCCTGATTCACCCGCGTCGTCGCCTATAGAGCTGAAGCAAGATCTGCCCCAATATCTCCCTGCCCTTCAG GGCTGTCGTAGTGTAGAAGAATTTCAGTGTTTGAATCGGATTGAGGAAGGAACATACGGAGTCGTCTACAGAGCAAAAGACAAAAAAACAG ATGAAATTGTGGCGCTGAAGCGACTGAagatggaaaaggagaaagaaggctTCCCTATTACATCATTACGGGAAATCAACACCATACTGAAAGCTCAGCATCCAAACATTGTCACTGTCAGG GAGATTGTTGTTGGAAGTAACATGGACAAAATCTATATTGTAATGAATTACGTTGAACATGACCTCAAGAGCCTCATGGAGACAATGAAGCAGCCATTTTTACCAG GTGAAGTGAAGACCTTGATGATTCAGCTCTTGCGGGGGGTCAAACACCTTCATGACAACTGGATCCTTCACCGGGATTTGAAAACCTCCAACCTGCTGTTAAGCCATGCTGGCATTTTGAAA GTAGGAGATTTTGGATTGGCTCGTGAATATGGATCACCCCTGAAGCCATACACTCCTGTTGTCGTTACGTTGTGGTACAGGGCACCTGAATTATTACTCGGCGCCAAG GAATACTCCACAGCTATTGACATGTGGTCTGTGGGCTGTATATTTGGAGAGCTGTTAACTCAGAAGCCACTGTTTCCAGGGAAGTCAGAGATAGACCAAATTAACAAAGTTTTCAAG GACTTGGGAACTCCCAGTGAAAAGATCTGGCCTGGATACAACGAACTGCCAGCAGTGAAGAAGATGACATTCACAGAATATCCATACAACAACCTCCGCAAGCGGTTTGGGGCACTCCTTTCAGACCAAGGCTTCGATCTGATGAATAa ATTCCTGACATACTATCCAGGCAGAAGGATCACTGCCGAAGATGGCGCGAAGCACGAGTATTTCCAAGAGACGCCCCTGCCCATCGACCCCTCCATGTTCCCCACATGGCCAGCGAAAAGTGAACAGCAAAGAGTGAAACGTGGAACAAGCCCACGGCCTCCAGAAGGAGGCTTAGGATACAGCCAGCTG GGTGACGATGACCTGAAAGATACAGGCTTCCACCTTACTACCACAAACCAAGGGGCATCAGCTGCTGGACCTGGCTTCAGTCTAAAATTTTGA
- the CDK11A gene encoding cyclin-dependent kinase 11A isoform X8: MREQQKEQREIKERERRAEERRKEREARREISAHHRTIREEYGEKVRIWSRSPLRQQREKLEQGEIRKTVKEEKPEERDPLSDLQDISDSERKTSSAETSSGETGSGSEEEEEEEEEEEEESSSEESEEEEEEEEEEEEETGSNSEEVSEQSAEEVSEDEMTEEEERENGDHIPVVTESRFDRDSAGSDGEDEEPGDGTPQSNTMTEGDYLPDSPASSPIELKQDLPQYLPALQGCRSVEEFQCLNRIEEGTYGVVYRAKDKKTDEIVALKRLKMEKEKEGFPITSLREINTILKAQHPNIVTVREIVVGSNMDKIYIVMNYVEHDLKSLMETMKQPFLPGEVKTLMIQLLRGVKHLHDNWILHRDLKTSNLLLSHAGILKVGDFGLAREYGSPLKPYTPVVVTLWYRAPELLLGAKEYSTAIDMWSVGCIFGELLTQKPLFPGKSEIDQINKVFKDLGTPSEKIWPGYNELPAVKKMTFTEYPYNNLRKRFGALLSDQGFDLMNKFLTYYPGRRITAEDGAKHEYFQETPLPIDPSMFPTWPAKSEQQRVKRGTSPRPPEGGLGYSQLGDDDLKDTGFHLTTTNQGASAAGPGFSLKF, encoded by the exons TTTCAGCACATCATAGAACAATCAGAGAAGAATATGGGGAGAAAGTCAGGATTTGGAGCCGCAGCCCTTTGCGACAACAGAGAGAAAAGCTTGAACAAGGAGAAATCAGGAAAACAG TGAAGGAGGAAAAGCCAGAAGAGAGAGACCCACTTTCAGATCTACAGGACATTAGTGACAGTGAGAGAAAAACCAGCTCGGCTGAAACGTCATCAG GGGAAACAGGATCTGgttcagaagaagaggaggaggaagaagaggaagaggaggaggagtccaGTAGTGAAGagtcagaagaggaggaagaagaagaggaggaggaggaagaagagacaggAAGCAACTCTGAAGAAGTGTCTGAGCAGTCAGCTG AAGAGGTGAGTGAAGATGAAATGAccgaagaggaggaaagggagaatgGAGACCATATTCCAGTTG TTACAGAGTCAAGGTTCGATCGGGATTCTGCAGGGAGTGATGGAGAGGATGAAGAACCTGGGGATGGAACCCCACAGTCCAACACAATGACAGAAGGGGATTATCTTCCTGATTCACCCGCGTCGTCGCCTATAGAGCTGAAGCAAGATCTGCCCCAATATCTCCCTGCCCTTCAG GGCTGTCGTAGTGTAGAAGAATTTCAGTGTTTGAATCGGATTGAGGAAGGAACATACGGAGTCGTCTACAGAGCAAAAGACAAAAAAACAG ATGAAATTGTGGCGCTGAAGCGACTGAagatggaaaaggagaaagaaggctTCCCTATTACATCATTACGGGAAATCAACACCATACTGAAAGCTCAGCATCCAAACATTGTCACTGTCAGG GAGATTGTTGTTGGAAGTAACATGGACAAAATCTATATTGTAATGAATTACGTTGAACATGACCTCAAGAGCCTCATGGAGACAATGAAGCAGCCATTTTTACCAG GTGAAGTGAAGACCTTGATGATTCAGCTCTTGCGGGGGGTCAAACACCTTCATGACAACTGGATCCTTCACCGGGATTTGAAAACCTCCAACCTGCTGTTAAGCCATGCTGGCATTTTGAAA GTAGGAGATTTTGGATTGGCTCGTGAATATGGATCACCCCTGAAGCCATACACTCCTGTTGTCGTTACGTTGTGGTACAGGGCACCTGAATTATTACTCGGCGCCAAG GAATACTCCACAGCTATTGACATGTGGTCTGTGGGCTGTATATTTGGAGAGCTGTTAACTCAGAAGCCACTGTTTCCAGGGAAGTCAGAGATAGACCAAATTAACAAAGTTTTCAAG GACTTGGGAACTCCCAGTGAAAAGATCTGGCCTGGATACAACGAACTGCCAGCAGTGAAGAAGATGACATTCACAGAATATCCATACAACAACCTCCGCAAGCGGTTTGGGGCACTCCTTTCAGACCAAGGCTTCGATCTGATGAATAa ATTCCTGACATACTATCCAGGCAGAAGGATCACTGCCGAAGATGGCGCGAAGCACGAGTATTTCCAAGAGACGCCCCTGCCCATCGACCCCTCCATGTTCCCCACATGGCCAGCGAAAAGTGAACAGCAAAGAGTGAAACGTGGAACAAGCCCACGGCCTCCAGAAGGAGGCTTAGGATACAGCCAGCTG GGTGACGATGACCTGAAAGATACAGGCTTCCACCTTACTACCACAAACCAAGGGGCATCAGCTGCTGGACCTGGCTTCAGTCTAAAATTTTGA
- the CDK11A gene encoding cyclin-dependent kinase 11A isoform X6, which yields MTPWLSNPRSKCHGKRRPITGRTRKGKRSDGIAATQQKFQHIIEQSEKNMGRKSGFGAAALCDNREKSLNKEKSGKQEEKPEERDPLSDLQDISDSERKTSSAETSSGETGSGSEEEEEEEEEEEEESSSEESEEEEEEEEEEEEETGSNSEEVSEQSAEEVSEDEMTEEEERENGDHIPVVTESRFDRDSAGSDGEDEEPGDGTPQSNTMTEGDYLPDSPASSPIELKQDLPQYLPALQGCRSVEEFQCLNRIEEGTYGVVYRAKDKKTDEIVALKRLKMEKEKEGFPITSLREINTILKAQHPNIVTVREIVVGSNMDKIYIVMNYVEHDLKSLMETMKQPFLPGEVKTLMIQLLRGVKHLHDNWILHRDLKTSNLLLSHAGILKVGDFGLAREYGSPLKPYTPVVVTLWYRAPELLLGAKEYSTAIDMWSVGCIFGELLTQKPLFPGKSEIDQINKVFKDLGTPSEKIWPGYNELPAVKKMTFTEYPYNNLRKRFGALLSDQGFDLMNKFLTYYPGRRITAEDGAKHEYFQETPLPIDPSMFPTWPAKSEQQRVKRGTSPRPPEGGLGYSQLGDDDLKDTGFHLTTTNQGASAAGPGFSLKF from the exons TTTCAGCACATCATAGAACAATCAGAGAAGAATATGGGGAGAAAGTCAGGATTTGGAGCCGCAGCCCTTTGCGACAACAGAGAGAAAAGCTTGAACAAGGAGAAATCAGGAAAACAG GAGGAAAAGCCAGAAGAGAGAGACCCACTTTCAGATCTACAGGACATTAGTGACAGTGAGAGAAAAACCAGCTCGGCTGAAACGTCATCAG GGGAAACAGGATCTGgttcagaagaagaggaggaggaagaagaggaagaggaggaggagtccaGTAGTGAAGagtcagaagaggaggaagaagaagaggaggaggaggaagaagagacaggAAGCAACTCTGAAGAAGTGTCTGAGCAGTCAGCTG AAGAGGTGAGTGAAGATGAAATGAccgaagaggaggaaagggagaatgGAGACCATATTCCAGTTG TTACAGAGTCAAGGTTCGATCGGGATTCTGCAGGGAGTGATGGAGAGGATGAAGAACCTGGGGATGGAACCCCACAGTCCAACACAATGACAGAAGGGGATTATCTTCCTGATTCACCCGCGTCGTCGCCTATAGAGCTGAAGCAAGATCTGCCCCAATATCTCCCTGCCCTTCAG GGCTGTCGTAGTGTAGAAGAATTTCAGTGTTTGAATCGGATTGAGGAAGGAACATACGGAGTCGTCTACAGAGCAAAAGACAAAAAAACAG ATGAAATTGTGGCGCTGAAGCGACTGAagatggaaaaggagaaagaaggctTCCCTATTACATCATTACGGGAAATCAACACCATACTGAAAGCTCAGCATCCAAACATTGTCACTGTCAGG GAGATTGTTGTTGGAAGTAACATGGACAAAATCTATATTGTAATGAATTACGTTGAACATGACCTCAAGAGCCTCATGGAGACAATGAAGCAGCCATTTTTACCAG GTGAAGTGAAGACCTTGATGATTCAGCTCTTGCGGGGGGTCAAACACCTTCATGACAACTGGATCCTTCACCGGGATTTGAAAACCTCCAACCTGCTGTTAAGCCATGCTGGCATTTTGAAA GTAGGAGATTTTGGATTGGCTCGTGAATATGGATCACCCCTGAAGCCATACACTCCTGTTGTCGTTACGTTGTGGTACAGGGCACCTGAATTATTACTCGGCGCCAAG GAATACTCCACAGCTATTGACATGTGGTCTGTGGGCTGTATATTTGGAGAGCTGTTAACTCAGAAGCCACTGTTTCCAGGGAAGTCAGAGATAGACCAAATTAACAAAGTTTTCAAG GACTTGGGAACTCCCAGTGAAAAGATCTGGCCTGGATACAACGAACTGCCAGCAGTGAAGAAGATGACATTCACAGAATATCCATACAACAACCTCCGCAAGCGGTTTGGGGCACTCCTTTCAGACCAAGGCTTCGATCTGATGAATAa ATTCCTGACATACTATCCAGGCAGAAGGATCACTGCCGAAGATGGCGCGAAGCACGAGTATTTCCAAGAGACGCCCCTGCCCATCGACCCCTCCATGTTCCCCACATGGCCAGCGAAAAGTGAACAGCAAAGAGTGAAACGTGGAACAAGCCCACGGCCTCCAGAAGGAGGCTTAGGATACAGCCAGCTG GGTGACGATGACCTGAAAGATACAGGCTTCCACCTTACTACCACAAACCAAGGGGCATCAGCTGCTGGACCTGGCTTCAGTCTAAAATTTTGA
- the CDK11A gene encoding cyclin-dependent kinase 11A isoform X7 gives MNVEKGTEKSRIRPAVNGRGRKGGKWLGSILGERVSAHHRTIREEYGEKVRIWSRSPLRQQREKLEQGEIRKTVKEEKPEERDPLSDLQDISDSERKTSSAETSSGETGSGSEEEEEEEEEEEEESSSEESEEEEEEEEEEEEETGSNSEEVSEQSAEEVSEDEMTEEEERENGDHIPVVTESRFDRDSAGSDGEDEEPGDGTPQSNTMTEGDYLPDSPASSPIELKQDLPQYLPALQGCRSVEEFQCLNRIEEGTYGVVYRAKDKKTDEIVALKRLKMEKEKEGFPITSLREINTILKAQHPNIVTVREIVVGSNMDKIYIVMNYVEHDLKSLMETMKQPFLPGEVKTLMIQLLRGVKHLHDNWILHRDLKTSNLLLSHAGILKVGDFGLAREYGSPLKPYTPVVVTLWYRAPELLLGAKEYSTAIDMWSVGCIFGELLTQKPLFPGKSEIDQINKVFKDLGTPSEKIWPGYNELPAVKKMTFTEYPYNNLRKRFGALLSDQGFDLMNKFLTYYPGRRITAEDGAKHEYFQETPLPIDPSMFPTWPAKSEQQRVKRGTSPRPPEGGLGYSQLGDDDLKDTGFHLTTTNQGASAAGPGFSLKF, from the exons TTTCAGCACATCATAGAACAATCAGAGAAGAATATGGGGAGAAAGTCAGGATTTGGAGCCGCAGCCCTTTGCGACAACAGAGAGAAAAGCTTGAACAAGGAGAAATCAGGAAAACAG TGAAGGAGGAAAAGCCAGAAGAGAGAGACCCACTTTCAGATCTACAGGACATTAGTGACAGTGAGAGAAAAACCAGCTCGGCTGAAACGTCATCAG GGGAAACAGGATCTGgttcagaagaagaggaggaggaagaagaggaagaggaggaggagtccaGTAGTGAAGagtcagaagaggaggaagaagaagaggaggaggaggaagaagagacaggAAGCAACTCTGAAGAAGTGTCTGAGCAGTCAGCTG AAGAGGTGAGTGAAGATGAAATGAccgaagaggaggaaagggagaatgGAGACCATATTCCAGTTG TTACAGAGTCAAGGTTCGATCGGGATTCTGCAGGGAGTGATGGAGAGGATGAAGAACCTGGGGATGGAACCCCACAGTCCAACACAATGACAGAAGGGGATTATCTTCCTGATTCACCCGCGTCGTCGCCTATAGAGCTGAAGCAAGATCTGCCCCAATATCTCCCTGCCCTTCAG GGCTGTCGTAGTGTAGAAGAATTTCAGTGTTTGAATCGGATTGAGGAAGGAACATACGGAGTCGTCTACAGAGCAAAAGACAAAAAAACAG ATGAAATTGTGGCGCTGAAGCGACTGAagatggaaaaggagaaagaaggctTCCCTATTACATCATTACGGGAAATCAACACCATACTGAAAGCTCAGCATCCAAACATTGTCACTGTCAGG GAGATTGTTGTTGGAAGTAACATGGACAAAATCTATATTGTAATGAATTACGTTGAACATGACCTCAAGAGCCTCATGGAGACAATGAAGCAGCCATTTTTACCAG GTGAAGTGAAGACCTTGATGATTCAGCTCTTGCGGGGGGTCAAACACCTTCATGACAACTGGATCCTTCACCGGGATTTGAAAACCTCCAACCTGCTGTTAAGCCATGCTGGCATTTTGAAA GTAGGAGATTTTGGATTGGCTCGTGAATATGGATCACCCCTGAAGCCATACACTCCTGTTGTCGTTACGTTGTGGTACAGGGCACCTGAATTATTACTCGGCGCCAAG GAATACTCCACAGCTATTGACATGTGGTCTGTGGGCTGTATATTTGGAGAGCTGTTAACTCAGAAGCCACTGTTTCCAGGGAAGTCAGAGATAGACCAAATTAACAAAGTTTTCAAG GACTTGGGAACTCCCAGTGAAAAGATCTGGCCTGGATACAACGAACTGCCAGCAGTGAAGAAGATGACATTCACAGAATATCCATACAACAACCTCCGCAAGCGGTTTGGGGCACTCCTTTCAGACCAAGGCTTCGATCTGATGAATAa ATTCCTGACATACTATCCAGGCAGAAGGATCACTGCCGAAGATGGCGCGAAGCACGAGTATTTCCAAGAGACGCCCCTGCCCATCGACCCCTCCATGTTCCCCACATGGCCAGCGAAAAGTGAACAGCAAAGAGTGAAACGTGGAACAAGCCCACGGCCTCCAGAAGGAGGCTTAGGATACAGCCAGCTG GGTGACGATGACCTGAAAGATACAGGCTTCCACCTTACTACCACAAACCAAGGGGCATCAGCTGCTGGACCTGGCTTCAGTCTAAAATTTTGA